A region of Gracilinanus agilis isolate LMUSP501 chromosome 3, AgileGrace, whole genome shotgun sequence DNA encodes the following proteins:
- the LOC123238694 gene encoding hemoglobin subunit epsilon, with amino-acid sequence MVHFTAEEKSTITSLWGKVNVEETGGEALGRLLVVYPWTQRFFDSFGNLSSPSAILGNPKVKAHGKKVLTSLGDAVKNLDNLKGAFSKLSELHCDKLHVDPENFRLLGNVLIVVLAAHFGKEFTPEVQAAWQKLVTGVASALAHKYH; translated from the exons ATGGTGCATTTTACCGCTGAGGAGAAGTCCACTATCACTTCCCTGTGGGGCAAGGTCAATGTGGAAGAGACTGGTGGGGAAGCTTTGGGCAG GCTGCTGGTGGTCTATCCCTGGACCCAGAGGTTCTTTGATTCCTTTGGCAACCTATCTTCTCCATCTGCTATTCTGGGGAACCCCAAGGTCAAGGCCCATGGCAAGAAGGTGCTGACCTCCCTTGGTGATGCCGTCAAGAACCTGGACAACCTCAAGGGTGCCTTCTCCAAGCTGAGTGAGCTGCACTGTGACAAACTGCATGTAGACCCTGAGAACTTCAGA CTCCTCGGGAATGTGCTGATTGTTGTTTTGGCTGCTCATTTTGGAAAGGAGTTCACTCCAGAAGTGCAGGCTGCTTGGCAGAAGCTGGTGACTGGTGTGGCCAGTGCCTTAGCCCACAAGTACCACTAA